The DNA window ACGGGGATCCGGTGACATATCCTTGCTTCGAAACGTGCGGTGAAGGTCCTGCCCTATCGCCCAACTCCGCAGGTCGGACGTCGTCCAGGAGCGCTCCGAGCAGGCGATGCACCTCTATCTCGACGACGTGCACAAGACATGCAACAAGCGGTTTGCCGACCTGCTCGGCTACCGCTCGCCGCATGAGTGGGCGTCGATCGACGAGCCCTTCCCCATGGTCTTCGTCGCGGAGCGGAGCCGGCGGCCGCTGGTCACGGCCTACCGGAACGCGGTCGAGCGCTTCGTGGGGACGACGCTGGATGTGACCTGGCGGACGAAGTCGGGCCGGACCGTGGATACGAGCGTGATGCTGGTGTCCATCACCTACGAAGGGCATGTCCTGGCGCTGCACTACATCAGCCAGAAGTGAAGATCACCCCGAGGTGAGCGCGGGCCGACGGACGCGGAGACGGAGCCATGCGCCCAGCCCCAGGTAGCGCAGGCCCAGCCAGAGCAGGACGGCGGCGAAGAGCAGCCGCAGCGCCCACCCCGACGCGCCGAGCGCGCCGTGACCTCCCAGCCAGCAGCCCAGGATAACGCCGGGCAGCAGCATGACCAGGATGTGCCTCCGGAGGTGCCCGTGTCTGGCGTAGACCCAGGTGCCCGTCACGCCGGTCAGAACGAGGGCGGCCAGCGACGTGCCCTGCGCGGTGTGCTGGGAGAGACCGGTGCCGAGCACGAGGAGCGGAACGATCAGGACCCCGCCGCCGACCCCGAGCAGCCCGGCGATGCCCCCGGCCAGGGCGCCGATGGCCAGCAGCACCAGCGGGAGCGCCGCGCCGCTC is part of the Armatimonadota bacterium genome and encodes:
- a CDS encoding sulfite exporter TauE/SafE family protein; its protein translation is MPAQIRALVIGFIGGIFGGLVGLGGGVVMVPLLTLWAGLSQHEAHGTSLAAVIATGIVGAWVYAGRGAVNWSAAAWLAAAAVSASYVSARYASRVPGMRLRKYFGAFLLVVAVLLVLKNRLFWNGGLSGAALPLVLLAIGALAGGIAGLLGVGGGVLIVPLLVLGTGLSQHTAQGTSLAALVLTGVTGTWVYARHGHLRRHILVMLLPGVILGCWLGGHGALGASGWALRLLFAAVLLWLGLRYLGLGAWLRLRVRRPALTSG